In the genome of Electrophorus electricus isolate fEleEle1 chromosome 26, fEleEle1.pri, whole genome shotgun sequence, one region contains:
- the hsd11b1la gene encoding hydroxysteroid 11-beta-dehydrogenase 1-like protein: MKFPVKIFLFGSLSAALIAFQWYDPYFSGESLKGVRVLVTGASTGIGEQVAYHYARLGAQIVITARRAHALNKVAKKCQDLGAQKILYIPADMASPAEANRVVEDAEEQLEGLDYIVLNHIGPSPYRMWDGDVDHMRWLMQVNFHSYVQMTQKALPALEKSMGSIVVVSSLIGKLCSPYALPYIATKFAVNGFFGSLQHELAMKQSNVSVSVCILGFIDTDSSMEKTKGYIDMRPYPAREAAWQVVKAGALRQSEVFYPWYTYYCTLIRDWFPYFRDLVIRNSYNYIP; the protein is encoded by the exons ATGAAGTTTCccgttaaaatatttttgtttgggAGTCTGAGCGCCGCTTTAATTGCGTTTCAATGGTACGACCCATATTTTAGTGGAG AGTCTCTGAAGGGAGTGAGAGTGTTAGTAACTGGTGCTAGCACTGGCATTGGGGAGCAGGTGGCATACCACTATGCCAGGTTGGGTGCTCAGATCGTTATCACAGCAAGAAGAGCGCATGCCTTAAACAAG GTTGCAAAGAAATGTCAGGATCTAGGAGCTCAGAAAATACTGTATATCCCAGCAGACATGGCAAGTCCTGCTGAGGCCAACCGGGTCGTAGAGGATGCAGAGGAACAGCTCGAAGGACTGGACTACATAGTGCTGAACCACATCGGACCCAGTCCGTACCGAATGTGGGACGGAGATGTGGATCACATGCGATGGCTAATGCAA GTGAATTTCCACAGTTATGTGCAAATGACTCAGAAGGCTTTACCGGCCCTTGAGAAAAGCATGGGATCGATAGTGGTTGTCTCCTCCTTGATCG GAAAATTGTGTTCACCCTATGCATTGCCATACATTGCTACCAAGTTTGCAGTGAATGGCTTCTTTGGGAGTCTACAGCATGAGTTGGCTATGAAGCAGAGTAACGTTTCTGTCAGCGTCTGCATCCTGGGTTTTATCGACACAGATTCTTCCATGGAGAAAACCAA AGGCTACATAGACATGAGGCCTTACCCTGCTCGGGAGGCTGCATGGCAGGTTGTGAAGGCTGGAGCTCTTCGTCAGAGCGAGGTCTTCTATCCCTGGTACACCTACTACTGCACTCTCATCAGAGACTGGTTTCCTTACTTCAGAGATCTGGTGATTCGGAATTCATACAACTACATTCCATAA